In a single window of the Thermococcus stetteri genome:
- the purL gene encoding phosphoribosylformylglycinamidine synthase subunit PurL, whose translation MFPHEEKLIRERLGREPNEVEKAMLEVMWSEHASYKSSRPFLKLLPTENEHVVLGPGEDAGVVKFDDETWVAVGIESHNHPSAVEPYGGAATGVGGIVRDILCMGARPMALLDPIRFGPLERERNRYLFQGVVKGIADYGNRIGVPTVGGETEFDESLDNYTLVNVACVGVMKPEHLVHSYVTEPGLKLILVGNRTGRDGIHGVTFASEELGENAEEEDRSAVQIPDPFTEKLLIEATLEAVYTGKVRALKDLGGGGLTCASSEMAGKKGFGAVVYADRVPLREPNMTPTEVMISESQERMLFAVRAEDVGALGKIFEKYGLEWTVVGEIIEEPRYIVYWNGEKVADLPIELLTEVPTIEWEMRPYSLERDVETPKTSFSEAFELVWSSPNVLSKRWIWEQYDHEVQGRTVVKPGRDAAVLKINERYGLAFVADGNPNHSHLNPYHGAMGAVAEVVRNLVSVSAEPLALVDNLNFASPERPEVYWSFAETVRGLADAARAFGLAYVSGNVSFYNEVVDRPIKPTPVVAGLGKVELEKIPGFGLEEGLLIGVVGVTKRELGGSELYARLGIEGGIAPRVDLEEEKANAEGILEAVRRGLVKAVHDVSKGGMAVALTEMAVAGGVGFTVDLSKVPAETSNPIEVAFSESHGRYIVVFPEENIEELEGLFRHFAVIGRAGGDEAVFLWNGDELFRKSVSELKKAHESLPKLLGEEE comes from the coding sequence ATGTTCCCCCACGAGGAGAAGCTCATCCGTGAAAGACTCGGAAGGGAGCCGAACGAGGTTGAAAAGGCCATGCTTGAGGTCATGTGGAGCGAGCACGCCTCCTACAAGTCGAGCAGACCTTTTCTGAAGCTCCTTCCAACGGAGAACGAGCACGTGGTTTTGGGCCCGGGGGAGGATGCCGGAGTAGTGAAGTTCGACGATGAAACGTGGGTAGCCGTTGGCATCGAGAGTCACAACCATCCTTCAGCAGTTGAGCCCTACGGTGGAGCGGCCACGGGCGTCGGCGGAATAGTGAGGGACATACTCTGCATGGGTGCAAGGCCGATGGCGCTCCTCGACCCGATACGCTTCGGGCCGCTTGAGAGGGAGAGAAACCGCTACCTCTTCCAGGGCGTAGTCAAGGGAATAGCCGACTACGGCAACAGGATAGGCGTCCCGACCGTTGGTGGAGAAACTGAGTTCGATGAGAGCTTAGATAACTACACACTCGTTAACGTTGCCTGCGTTGGAGTTATGAAGCCTGAGCACCTCGTCCACAGCTACGTAACCGAGCCAGGTCTCAAGCTCATCCTCGTCGGCAACAGAACCGGAAGGGACGGCATTCACGGAGTTACATTCGCGAGCGAAGAGCTTGGCGAGAACGCGGAGGAGGAAGATCGCTCGGCGGTTCAGATTCCCGACCCCTTCACCGAGAAGCTTCTGATTGAAGCCACGCTTGAGGCCGTCTACACCGGAAAGGTGAGGGCCCTCAAAGACCTCGGCGGCGGCGGGCTTACCTGCGCCTCCTCGGAGATGGCAGGGAAGAAGGGCTTTGGCGCGGTGGTCTACGCTGACCGCGTCCCCCTCAGGGAGCCAAACATGACACCGACGGAGGTAATGATATCCGAGAGCCAGGAGAGGATGCTTTTCGCTGTCAGAGCGGAGGACGTTGGGGCGCTCGGGAAAATTTTCGAGAAATACGGCCTTGAATGGACTGTCGTTGGAGAAATCATCGAGGAGCCGCGCTACATCGTCTACTGGAACGGTGAGAAGGTCGCCGATCTGCCGATAGAACTCCTCACGGAAGTTCCAACAATTGAGTGGGAGATGAGGCCCTACAGCCTCGAAAGGGACGTTGAGACTCCTAAGACAAGCTTTTCGGAGGCCTTCGAGCTCGTCTGGAGCAGTCCGAACGTTCTGAGCAAGCGCTGGATATGGGAGCAGTACGACCACGAGGTTCAGGGAAGGACGGTCGTGAAGCCCGGGAGGGACGCGGCAGTGCTCAAGATAAACGAGCGCTACGGGCTGGCCTTTGTGGCCGATGGCAACCCGAACCACAGCCACCTGAACCCGTATCACGGGGCGATGGGAGCAGTGGCTGAAGTCGTCAGGAACCTCGTGAGCGTCAGTGCCGAGCCTTTAGCCCTCGTTGACAACCTCAACTTCGCCTCTCCAGAGAGGCCAGAGGTCTACTGGAGCTTCGCCGAGACGGTTAGGGGACTGGCCGACGCGGCAAGAGCCTTTGGTCTAGCGTACGTCAGCGGAAACGTCAGCTTCTACAACGAGGTCGTTGACAGGCCGATAAAGCCAACTCCAGTTGTTGCCGGCCTCGGAAAGGTTGAGCTTGAGAAGATACCCGGCTTCGGCCTCGAAGAGGGTCTTCTCATAGGCGTCGTCGGGGTCACTAAGAGGGAGCTCGGAGGAAGTGAGCTCTACGCGAGGCTAGGCATTGAGGGCGGCATTGCTCCCAGGGTGGACCTTGAGGAGGAGAAGGCCAACGCGGAGGGAATTCTTGAGGCCGTCAGAAGGGGTCTCGTGAAGGCCGTCCACGATGTAAGCAAGGGGGGAATGGCAGTGGCCCTAACAGAGATGGCAGTTGCCGGCGGAGTAGGCTTTACTGTTGACCTCTCGAAGGTTCCAGCCGAAACTTCTAACCCAATCGAGGTCGCCTTCAGCGAGAGCCACGGCCGCTACATCGTCGTCTTCCCGGAGGAGAACATTGAGGAACTCGAAGGGCTCTTCAGGCACTTCGCGGTCATTGGCAGAGCTGGGGGAGATGAAGCAGTTTTCCTCTGGAATGGGGACGAGCTCTTCAGGAAGTCAGTGTCAGAGCTGAAGAAGGCTCACGAGTCCCTTCCGAAGCTCCTGGGTGAGGAAGAATGA
- a CDS encoding PEP-utilizing enzyme: protein MKNRVKTLIEKELWTLRESPAQILSGVGPILVITFLTTMVPRLPIMARELGIPCVVGVDVEAIREGDDVIVDGSNGIVYVRNPRKILRNVELWKCGYVDNEVVKRLRSEYLRALEELSPEDLEKAILKAFSLVRKLYPSNPDGAFNVYYIINELMEEVTPKVLAERFNIVDVFSRADRGEQPRNKEEEKLFKIYRLLKAFINYTDERVADIPSILFGV from the coding sequence ATGAAGAACAGAGTGAAAACTTTGATTGAGAAGGAGTTGTGGACTCTGAGGGAAAGCCCCGCTCAAATACTATCGGGGGTGGGGCCCATCCTCGTCATAACCTTTCTTACCACGATGGTCCCCCGACTCCCAATAATGGCCAGAGAGCTCGGTATCCCATGTGTTGTGGGTGTTGACGTGGAGGCAATACGAGAGGGCGACGATGTCATAGTAGATGGAAGCAACGGGATAGTCTACGTGAGGAACCCGCGGAAAATTCTGAGGAACGTTGAGCTGTGGAAGTGCGGTTATGTGGATAATGAAGTCGTAAAGAGGCTCCGGAGTGAATACCTGAGGGCACTGGAAGAACTTTCGCCGGAAGACCTGGAAAAGGCCATCCTGAAGGCATTCTCGCTCGTCAGGAAGCTTTATCCCTCCAACCCGGATGGGGCATTCAACGTCTACTACATCATAAACGAGCTCATGGAGGAGGTAACTCCAAAGGTGCTCGCGGAGCGCTTTAACATTGTGGATGTATTTTCCCGCGCTGACAGGGGTGAGCAGCCACGGAACAAAGAAGAGGAGAAGTTATTCAAGATTTACCGGCTTCTCAAAGCTTTCATAAACTACACCGACGAACGGGTCGCAGATATACCTTCTATACTGTTTGGAGTTTAG
- a CDS encoding PIN domain-containing protein, whose amino-acid sequence MAGEVVIEKPELQILINLIQERDQIRVHYPIYNTLLFTARPFERGYIVDVKAEKRDFHVRHPELPSYSDFYEAFISSGVIMYDNIDDFKEMLELYQFLRKGVVFSPDTNIFYHRFISNYRPLDGYHIVVAEDVKNEIESAMNYKYHSSYLHEIMDNVKNGHLLRELSNRRTKKARKASYIALKEFEALRDRIIVVERYGEGHNNDERIVKTLKHYDEMSPAMVVFLTADLAITDVARIEGLEYFYFEYPTARLSTHEVSAYQLRTLIFNLAAVFGLVEVNGTLVYGEFGGKKRLNELKLVFRSHSLMKKFLFHLDLCRKLRKIMEG is encoded by the coding sequence ATGGCAGGTGAAGTCGTTATCGAAAAGCCCGAGCTTCAGATACTCATCAACTTAATCCAGGAGAGGGATCAAATTAGAGTTCACTACCCGATTTACAACACACTCCTGTTCACTGCTAGACCATTTGAGAGGGGCTACATTGTGGATGTGAAAGCCGAAAAACGGGACTTCCACGTCAGGCACCCTGAACTGCCTTCTTACTCCGACTTCTACGAGGCGTTTATCTCCTCTGGGGTGATCATGTACGACAACATAGACGACTTCAAGGAGATGCTGGAGCTGTACCAGTTTCTTAGAAAGGGAGTTGTGTTCTCCCCCGACACCAACATATTCTACCACCGCTTTATATCCAACTACAGACCCCTCGATGGCTATCATATTGTCGTCGCCGAGGACGTTAAAAACGAGATAGAGAGTGCCATGAACTACAAGTACCACTCAAGCTACCTCCATGAGATTATGGACAACGTCAAAAACGGCCACCTCCTTCGTGAGCTGAGCAACAGGAGGACGAAGAAAGCCAGAAAAGCCTCCTACATTGCCCTAAAGGAATTTGAAGCGCTGAGGGACAGGATCATCGTTGTGGAGCGCTATGGAGAGGGCCACAACAACGACGAACGCATAGTGAAGACCCTCAAGCACTACGACGAGATGAGCCCTGCCATGGTGGTATTTCTGACAGCAGACCTTGCCATAACGGACGTCGCTAGGATAGAGGGCCTAGAATACTTCTACTTTGAATACCCAACGGCAAGGCTTAGCACCCACGAGGTCTCCGCCTACCAGCTTAGGACTCTTATCTTCAACCTCGCTGCCGTCTTTGGCCTGGTCGAGGTGAACGGGACACTTGTCTACGGAGAGTTTGGGGGGAAGAAGAGGCTGAACGAGCTTAAGCTGGTTTTCAGAAGCCACAGCCTTATGAAAAAGTTCCTCTTTCATCTGGACCTCTGCAGGAAGCTAAGAAAAATTATGGAGGGCTAA
- a CDS encoding PDDEXK family nuclease: MSVHIALLGRTPWALVNTYYASVMREERPKEVYIVTESRYSHNLPKITEAIKAISEAYGFSPEVKTLVIPDDDFKEADRVLKNLFSELTEKDGDIVLNMTSGRKALVAAAIIHSRESKVREILYMALLDVQFPNRPYMMLPKHMQVLKNFLGGENGR; the protein is encoded by the coding sequence ATGAGCGTCCACATAGCCCTCCTCGGAAGAACTCCCTGGGCGCTGGTAAACACCTATTACGCCTCAGTAATGAGGGAGGAGCGGCCTAAGGAAGTATACATCGTGACTGAGAGCAGATACTCACACAACCTTCCAAAAATAACAGAGGCTATAAAGGCGATATCAGAGGCGTATGGTTTTTCGCCCGAAGTTAAAACCCTCGTCATACCCGATGACGACTTCAAGGAGGCGGACAGGGTCTTGAAAAACCTGTTCTCTGAGCTGACAGAGAAGGACGGCGACATAGTCCTCAACATGACCTCTGGGAGGAAAGCACTGGTTGCTGCCGCGATAATCCACAGCAGGGAATCTAAAGTTAGGGAGATCCTTTACATGGCCCTCCTCGACGTCCAGTTCCCAAACAGGCCCTATATGATGCTTCCAAAACATATGCAGGTCCTCAAGAACTTTCTGGGTGGGGAGAATGGCAGGTGA
- a CDS encoding DUF2284 domain-containing protein, with protein sequence MRVVWEREIPAEKITVSPRPVWKCRACPMYGKRPNCPPYAPDWHEAKEWTRSFKKALLVKFEIDMDEFEAEKRKVLLWLLKKEAELFKKGKLYAMALFPGNCNLCDDCPFERGEPCRMPEKVRPSIDAIGIEISSIVDIDFSESVLYGMVMVE encoded by the coding sequence ATGCGAGTAGTATGGGAGAGGGAGATTCCAGCGGAGAAGATAACCGTCTCGCCGAGGCCGGTGTGGAAGTGCAGGGCCTGTCCAATGTATGGGAAAAGGCCAAACTGCCCGCCATATGCCCCTGACTGGCACGAGGCCAAGGAATGGACAAGGTCTTTCAAAAAGGCGCTTCTCGTGAAGTTTGAGATCGATATGGATGAGTTTGAGGCCGAGAAGAGGAAAGTCCTCCTGTGGCTTCTGAAGAAAGAAGCGGAGCTTTTCAAGAAGGGGAAGCTCTACGCAATGGCCCTCTTCCCAGGGAACTGCAACCTGTGCGATGACTGCCCTTTTGAGAGGGGAGAACCCTGCAGGATGCCGGAGAAGGTGAGGCCGAGCATAGACGCTATTGGAATAGAGATAAGCTCGATCGTTGATATAGACTTCTCAGAAAGCGTCCTCTACGGGATGGTGATGGTCGAATGA
- a CDS encoding DUF257 family protein: protein MLSEDISEDILDTLYLHRVHLKLAGLDVSFLDEMAVIKEGGHQNIGKILKYIRPSKDYVIWFKEYSEAFNSVLKGGRLIDVILGLEKLFLLSNFREVMSIANTILTYTGDERRIALYFLNKDLIEGDKHFILPLVEEIATTVVRVSKTEEEFVMSVVKSMNRTLDGMIVTLKY from the coding sequence TTGTTATCTGAGGATATTTCTGAGGATATTTTAGACACACTTTACCTACACAGGGTTCACCTCAAATTGGCAGGACTCGATGTGTCTTTTTTGGATGAGATGGCGGTAATCAAAGAGGGCGGACACCAAAATATCGGTAAGATACTCAAATACATCCGGCCCAGCAAGGACTATGTAATTTGGTTCAAGGAATACAGCGAGGCCTTTAACTCTGTCCTAAAAGGCGGGAGGCTCATTGATGTCATCCTCGGACTTGAAAAACTGTTTCTGCTGTCCAATTTCAGGGAGGTCATGAGCATAGCCAACACAATCCTGACTTACACTGGAGATGAGCGCAGGATCGCGTTATATTTCCTAAATAAGGACTTGATAGAGGGGGATAAGCATTTTATCCTCCCCCTCGTTGAGGAAATAGCAACCACTGTGGTTAGAGTCTCAAAGACAGAGGAAGAGTTTGTGATGTCCGTTGTTAAGTCTATGAACAGGACTCTTGACGGCATGATCGTTACCCTCAAATATTGA
- a CDS encoding SDR family NAD(P)-dependent oxidoreductase, giving the protein MELAGKAALVTGASRGIGRAIAVALAKKEAKVAINYAHDEEGARETERLCREAGAEAMIVKADVRNREEVRAMVEKVVKRFGGIDILVNNAGILGKALKPMDVTDEDWDNVLGVNLKGAFIVTQEVLRYMKKGKIVNIASIAGKDGGTVGPHYAASKGGLIALTFNLARHLAPNILVNAVAPGPVDTGLISPEIKEKLRKLSLTGEIAKPEDIAHAVIFLLENDHVTGELVDVNGGRLMD; this is encoded by the coding sequence ATGGAGCTGGCCGGAAAAGCTGCCCTCGTTACCGGAGCCTCGAGGGGGATTGGTAGGGCCATAGCGGTTGCCCTCGCGAAGAAGGAGGCAAAGGTTGCCATAAACTACGCCCACGACGAGGAGGGAGCGAGGGAAACCGAGAGGCTCTGCAGGGAGGCCGGAGCGGAGGCAATGATAGTGAAGGCCGACGTGAGGAACAGGGAAGAAGTTAGGGCGATGGTGGAGAAGGTCGTCAAGCGCTTCGGCGGGATAGACATTCTCGTCAACAACGCGGGAATACTCGGAAAGGCCCTGAAGCCAATGGATGTAACAGATGAGGACTGGGATAACGTTCTCGGCGTGAACCTCAAGGGGGCCTTCATAGTTACTCAGGAAGTGCTCAGGTATATGAAGAAGGGCAAGATCGTGAACATAGCCTCGATAGCGGGCAAGGACGGCGGAACCGTCGGGCCGCACTACGCGGCCTCGAAGGGCGGGCTGATAGCTCTGACCTTCAACCTCGCGAGACACCTCGCTCCCAACATACTCGTGAACGCGGTCGCACCAGGTCCGGTGGACACGGGGCTGATAAGCCCCGAGATAAAGGAGAAGCTCAGGAAGCTCTCCCTAACGGGGGAGATAGCGAAGCCCGAGGACATAGCCCACGCAGTTATCTTCCTCCTCGAGAACGACCACGTTACTGGAGAGCTGGTGGACGTCAACGGCGGCAGGCTCATGGATTAG
- a CDS encoding YbhB/YbcL family Raf kinase inhibitor-like protein, translated as MRRLLPLLLTVLVVASGCISGGGGKMEKTLEVGSVFHDGDFIPKEYTCEGDDTNPPIYIGNIPSEAKSLVVIVDDPDAPAGTFTHWIAWNIPPVGEVPSWIPKKAETDEPIHIVQGKNDFGKIGYNGPCPPRGHGVHHYHFKVYALDTELHLKPGSSRKELEKAMEGHVIAWGEIVGLYERK; from the coding sequence ATGAGGAGGTTGCTCCCGCTGTTGCTGACCGTATTGGTTGTTGCTTCGGGATGCATCTCCGGAGGGGGTGGGAAAATGGAGAAAACCCTTGAGGTAGGCTCCGTCTTCCACGACGGAGATTTTATACCGAAGGAGTACACCTGCGAAGGCGACGATACAAACCCGCCGATTTATATCGGAAACATTCCAAGTGAGGCCAAGAGCCTCGTCGTCATAGTTGACGACCCGGATGCGCCCGCTGGAACCTTCACCCACTGGATAGCATGGAACATTCCGCCCGTTGGGGAGGTGCCTTCCTGGATACCGAAGAAGGCCGAGACCGACGAGCCGATACACATCGTCCAGGGGAAGAACGACTTCGGCAAGATAGGCTACAACGGCCCATGCCCGCCGAGGGGACACGGGGTTCACCACTATCACTTCAAGGTATACGCCCTCGATACAGAGCTCCACCTCAAGCCCGGTTCATCGAGGAAAGAACTGGAGAAGGCCATGGAGGGTCACGTCATAGCCTGGGGTGAGATAGTCGGCCTCTACGAGAGGAAGTGA